In a genomic window of Helianthus annuus cultivar XRQ/B chromosome 10, HanXRQr2.0-SUNRISE, whole genome shotgun sequence:
- the LOC110883843 gene encoding somatic embryogenesis receptor kinase 1 gives MGREGSMLVVVCCLLIVVHPVKRVYANLEGDALHSLRTNLEDPNSVLQSWDPTLVNPCTWFHVTCNNDNSVIRVDLGNAALSGTLVPQIGLLKNLQYLELYSNNISGPIPNDIGNLTNLVSLDLYLNSFSGPIPVTLGRLSKLRFLRLNNNSLSGPIPMQLTNITSLQVLDLSNNRLSGSVPDNGSFSLFTPISFANNLDLCGPVTGRPCPGSPPFSPPPPFVPPPPISLPGGNSATGAIAGGVAAGAALLFAAPAIAFAWWRRRKPQEFFFDVPAEEDPEVHLGQLKRFSLRELQVATDSFSNKNILGRGGFGKVYKGRLADGSLVAVKRLKEERTPGGELQFQTEVEMISMAVHRNLLRLRGFCMTPTERLLVYPYMANGSVASCLRERPPNEPPLDWPTRKRIALGSARGLSYLHDHCDPKIIHRDVKAANILLDEEFEAVVGDFGLAKLMDYKDTHVTTAVRGTIGHIAPEYLSTGKSSEKTDVFGYGIMLLELITGQRAFDLARLANDDDVMLLDWVKGLLKERKLEMLVDPDLETNYIDSEVEQLIQVALLCTQGSPMDRPKMSDVVRMLEGDGLAERWDEWQKVEVTRQEIDLAPHPNSDWILDSTENLHAVELSGPR, from the exons ATGGGGAGAGAAGGTTCGATGTTGGTTGTGGTGTGTTGTTTGCTCATTGTTGTTCATCCGGTGAAGCGAGTTTATGCGAATTTAGAAG GTGATGCTTTGCATAGTCTAAGGACTAACTTAGAAGATCCAAATAGTGTGCTCCAAAGTTGGGATCCGACCCTTGTAAACCCTTGCACATGGTTTCATGTAACCTGTAACAATGATAATAGTGTTATTAGAGT TGATTTGGGAAATGCAGCTCTATCTGGTACATTGGTTCCACAGATTGGTCTGTTAAAGAATTTGCAGTATTT GGAATTGTACAGCAATAACATAAGTGGCCCAATCCCTAATGATATTGGAAATCTGACAAATTTAGTGAGCTTAGATCTTTACCTCAACAGTTTTTCTGGGCCCATTCCAGTCACATTAGGGAGGCTATCGAAATTGAGATTTCT GCGGCTTAACAATAATAGTTTGAGTGGTCCAATCCCTATGCAGTTGACGAACATCACATCATTACAAGTGCT GGATCTATCAAACAATCGCCTCTCAGGATCAGTTCCAGATAATGGCTCCTTCTCACTCTTTACACCCATCAG TTTTGCTAACAACCTGGATCTCTGTGGCCCGGTGACTGGCCGCCCGTGCCCCGGATCTCCGCCATTTTCTCCACCTCCCCCATTTGTGCCGCCACCCCCAATTTCATTACCAG GTGGAAACAGTGCGACTGGAGCCATAGCTGGAGGGGTGGCTGCTGGAGCTGCTCTACTGTTTGCTGCCCCTGCCATTGCATTTGCATGGTGGCGGCGTAGGAAACCGCAGGAGTTTTTCTTTGATGTACCTG CTGAAGAAGATCCTGAAGTGCATTTGGGACAGCTGAAAAGGTTTTCTTTGCGGGAATTACAAGTTGCAACCGATAGCTTTAGCAATAAAAACATATTGGGTAGAGGTGGATTTGGGAAAGTATATAAAGGGCGTTTGGCTGATGGATCACTTGTTGCAGTGAAAAGATTGAAAGAAGAACGAACACCAGGCGGCGAGCTTCAATTTCAAACAGAGGTTGAGATGATTAGTATGGCGGTGCACCGTAATTTACTTCGGTTGAGGGGATTTTGTATGACACCAACTGAACGGTTGCTTGTTTATCCATACATGGCTAATGGCAGTGTGGCCTCATGTTTAAGAG AACGACCGCCAAATGAGCCACCTTTAGATTGGCCAACCCGAAAGCGAATTGCGTTAGGATCGGCCCGTGGGCTTTCTTATTTGCATGATCATTGTGACCCAAAAATTATTCATCGTGATGTTAAAGCTGCAAATATATTATTGGATGAAGAATTTGAGGCTGTTGTTGGGGATTTTGGATTGGCTAAATTAATGGATTATAAAGATACGCATGTCACAACTGCTGTACGAGGCACAATTGGTCATATTGCTCCCGAATATCTCTCAACTGGAAAATCATCCGAAAAAACAGATGTTTTTGGGTATGGTATTATGCTGTTGGAATTAATTACGGGTCAACGGGCTTTTGATCTTGCTCGACTTGCTAATGATGATGATGTCATGTTACTTGATTGG GTGAAAGGGCTTTTAAAAGAGCGAAAACTAGAAATGCTAGTGGACCCTGATCTAGAGACGAATTACATCGATTCAGAAGTTGAGCAGCTGATCCAGGTGGCATTGCTGTGCACGCAAGGCTCACCAATGGACCGACCCAAAATGTCTGATGTGGTCAGAATGCTGGAAGGTGACGGGTTGGCCGAAAGATGGGACGAGTGGCAGAAAGTGGAGGTTACTCGCCAGGAAATCGATCTTGCACCACATCCTAATTCTGATTGGATTCTTGATTCGACTGAGAATTTGCATGCTGTTGAGCTGTCGGGGCCGAGGTAA